TGAACAATCCTCAAAAGAAAACGAGATGAAGGCATCTAAAGTTTCCGTCAAGTCCGCATCCAAGGTTGATGTTGTCGCCAGGAAGAAAGCTGAAGAAAAGATGGTTGTGACAGCGTCGATGAAAGAGCAGGCAGACTTCAATATTGCATTACGGTTAATGTGCCCCCTGATGGCCCCagatgaaatcatgaaatattcCAAGCTGGGTGTGCTGCGTGTTCAGCTTCTGAGGGCattgccccctggtggtgacCTATTCAAGTTGCTGAGAGGTCTTCGTAATCTGCAAGAGCTGGATGTGTCCCATAACGATCTTGGACCACAGGGTTTCCGAGCCCTCATGTTGGCCATGGCTGATAATGGAACAATCAAATCACTAAATGTGGCAAATAATCAAACAGATGTAGACTCCGCTGTAAGTATGCAGTGTCCTGATTATATACACATTAAACATGATGGGTACTAACTAAGTGATGGGCAAGAAGACTCCAGGTGATGCTGCTCAGAAGcgtttcatttacatgtatttcaaattttgagTTTTGGAGACTTTCTCAAATTGGGTGTTACAGAGACTTGTTGGAAGCTAAAGCGCCAAGGAGAAATACTGTCTCTCCTAAAACGAGACTTGGTCTTGATAAGTCATTGAGTAGATATAGCATTTCGTTCATATCTCCCCAAGATAATTGCAGATAAAGTATGTTCCATTCCAGAAATCGATTGGTATCATGCTGTCTTCCAATCGTTGTctcattgaccttgacctcagcaGCAACTACCTGGGCAAGGATTTCCTGTCACGGAGTATTGGACCCGCCCTCAAGGTCAACAAGACGCTGGGGTCGCTGAAGGTGGAGAGTTGTGGGTCGACAGACTTGACCGTGTTTCTAGACGGATTGTTGGAGAACTCGATATTGACTGACCTGAATCTCAACCATAATGAGATGGGAGATAAGGCACATTTAGGTAGGGAGGGTGGTTTCTGCTGATTATAAGCCACAGATCAGGTATTTCAGATATTAGATTAGGAGTATATGTTGGTTGTGTCCTCTTGATATTGAATTATATGAATTTAAGATTAGTAATGCTTTTACTTGAAACTACATTTACATTCAAATGACACTGACATGAATAAAAGCATTCattatttgtttttaattgGTTTCCTCAAACAAAGTAGGTAAACTAATTTTTTTTTCCCTTTCCAGGTATTGGTCTTGCAAAATGTCTCAAGAAGCCAGATTGTGCCTTGCAGTGTCTACGCCTGCAAAACTGTGGTATCAACGCTGCTGGTATGAAAGCAATAGAGGGCGCTCTGAGAAGCAATACATCACTGCATGTAATCAACCTGGCTGGCAACGAGGTAAGAGGAGAGATGCTGTGGCCTCAGCCCTCTGTGGCCTATCATTCTCAGTGTGCAGTAAGGGGCATCTAGATAAACAACCTCGTGCTCAATTATTCCTTCAGATTGGGTCTCGTGCTTGAAAGGTCTGGTCAGCCTCACAGCAGGATGTCCAGTGGAGGGGCAATGTCTTGAAAGGTCTGGTCAGCCTCACAGCAGGATGTCCAGTGGAGGGGCAATGTCTTGAAAGGTCTGGTCAGCCTCACAGCAGGATGTCCAGTGGAGGGGCAATGTCTTGAAAGGTCTGGTCAGCCTCACAGCAGGATGTCCAGTGGAGGGGCAATGTCTTGAAAGGTCTGGTCAGCCTCACAGCAGGATGTCCAGTGGAGGGGCAATGTCTTGAAAGGTCTGGTCAGCCTCACAGCAGGATGTCCAGTGGATTGCATAGTTCTAGGTTAGCCAGAGTTCATCAGCGTACCTTTTCATTTACTGTGGAGCTGTATGGAACTAAACGCCACCATTAGTCAAAGATTCCGTACAACCTAGTATATTCCTTTTCAGCATATTAATGAGAAAGCTTTTCTTTGTAGGATGGTTGTTTGTTGTGTCAAGTGTTCTCTTGTTTTTCCAGCTCTCCACCCAGAGTTCGTTGATGGAGTTACTAGGCACGTGTCTGATACATTCCAACCTTGAGATGTTAACCCTCGATGATTGTCGGATTCTGGACAAGGGCACAGTCAAGTCAGGTATGCAGAGTTGCTCTACTCAGTTTGAGACAAGCACAATGAGTTTGTCCTCTTATGTAATGTCAAACTATAGCACACGAAAGATGAATTTCGGGCAGTTCAGTTGTGCATCATGCACCAGCTCCATCTTCTGAGAAGATTACTGGGCTCACCACAGAAAAATCACACTTTCAAATATCTTgtttaaaaaagtgaaaacatttcCAGATTCTTTCTCTACGTTTGATGCACCGTCCAAGATGAAGTTGCTGAGCCTGTCCAGCCTCTCTCTCTCAGATGATGCCATGGGGACcttcttcaaggtcacaggAGCAAAGCTTGACCAACTGGAAAACCTCAACTTATCAAACAATTCAGTTTCTGTGGCAACGttaaaaacattccaagacGTGACGACGAGGGAAGATGGCAGTAGCAGCCTTGAGAGTTTACATCTCTGCCTCAATGATGTGTCTTATCTGCCCGAGTTCTTATCTGCGTCAAATCTTCACAATCTGCGAGTCCTAAATCTACGACGTGCTCGGGTCAAACCAACAACAGTCCAGGATCTGGCACCCTCCATCCAAAAGCTTGGAATCTCAGCGTTAATCTTGAATGGCCTTAAGTTATCGAGGACGACTGCTCTCACTGAGATTCTAGGTAAGAAAACTGACTCTAGTGTAAGGCCTATTCCAAGCTCTGTAAGCTGTGAGCACCTGGCTGCCTGCTCAGACAActgactgtagtgtaaggcCTATTCCAAGCTCTGTAAGCTGTGAGCACCTGGCTGCCTGCTCAGACAActgactgtagtgtaaggcCTATTCCAAGCTCTGTAAGCTGTGAGCACCTGGTTGCCTGCTCAGACAActgactgtagtgtaaggcCTATTGCAAGCTCTGTTAGCTGCGAGCACCCAACTGCCTGCTCAGACAActgactgtagtgtaaggcCTATTGCAAGCTCTGTTAGCTGCGAGCACCCAACTGCCTGCTCAGACAActgactgtagtgtaaggcCTATTGCAAGCTCTGTTAGCTGCGAGCACCCAACTGCCTGCTCAGACAActgactgtagtgtaaggcCTATTGCAAGCTCTGTTAGCTCCGAGCACCCAACTGCCTGCTCAGACAActgactgtagtgtaaggcCTATTGCAAGCTCTGTTAGCTCCGACCACCCGGCTGCCTGCTCAGACAActgactgtagtgtaaggcCTATTGCAAGCTCTGTAAGCTGTGAGCACCCGGCTGCCTGCTCAGACAActgactgtagtgtaaggcCTATTCCAAGCTCTGTTAGCTCCGAGCACCCGGCTGCCTGCTCAGACAActgactgtagtgtaaggcCTATTGCAAGCTCTGTAAGCTGTGAGCACCCGGCTGCCTGCTCAGACAActgactgtagtgtaaggcCTATTGCAAGCTCTGTAAGCTGTGAGCACCCGGCTGCCTGCTCAGACAATTGACTGTAGTGTAAGGCCTATTGCAAGCTCTGTAAGCTGTGAGCACCCGGCTGCCTGCTCAGACAActgactgtagtgtaaggcCTATTCCAAGCTCTGTTAGCTCCGAGCACCCGGCTGCCTGCTCAGACAActgactgtagtgtaaggcCTATTGCAAGCTCTGTAAGCTGTGAGCACCCGGCTGCCTGCTCAGACAActgactgtagtgtaaggcCTATTGCAAGCTCTGTAAGCTGTGAGCACCTGGCTGCCTGCTCAGACAActgactgtagtgtaaggcCTATTGCAAGCTCTGTAAGCTGTGAGCACCCGGCTGCCTGCTCAGACAActgactgtagtgtaaggcCTATTGCAAGCTCTGTAAGCTGTGAGCACCTGGCTGCCTGCTCAGACAActgactgtagtgtaaggcCTATTGCAAGCTCTGTAAGCTGTGAGCACCCGGCTGCCTGCTCAGACAActgactgtagtgtaaggcCTATTCCAAGCTCTGTTAGCTCCGAGCACCCGGCTGCCTGCTCAGACAActgactgtagtgtaaggcCTATTGCAAGCTCTGTAAGCTGTGAGCACCCGGCTGCCTGCTCAGACAActgactgtagtgtaaggcCTATTGCAAGCTCTGTAACCTGTGAGCACCCGGCTGCCTGCTCAGACAActgactgtagtgtaaggcCTATTGCAAGCTCTGTAACCTGTGAGCACCCGGCTGCCTGCTCAGACAActgactgtagtgtaaggcCTATTGCAAGCTCTGTAACCTGTGAGCACCCGGCTGCCTGCTCAGACAActgactgtagtgtaaggcCTATTGCAAGCTCTGTAACCTGTGAGCACCCGGCTACCTGCTCAGACAActgactgtagtgtaaggcCTATTGCAAGCTCTGTTAGCTGTGAGCACCTGGCTGCCTGCTCAGACAActgactgtagtgtaaggcCTATGGCAAGCTCTGTAACCTGTGAGCACCCGGCTGCCTGCTCAGACAActgactgtagtgtaaggcCTATTGCAAGCTCTGTAACCTGTGAGCACCCGGCTGCCTGCTCAGACAActgactgtagtgtaaggcCTATTGCAAGCTCTGTAACCTGTGAGCACCTGGCTGCCTGCTCAGACAActgactgtagtgtaaggcCTATTGCAAGCTCTGTAACCTGTGAGCACCCGGCTGCCTGCTCAGACAActgactgtagtgtaaggcCTATTGCAAGCTCTGTAACCTGTGAGCACCTGGCTGCCTGCTCAGACAACTGACTGACAACTTCAGGatcttatttatttattgttcaCATTTATTATAATTTTAGGCAACGGCCCAAACAACCCCCTGGAACTTCTTTCCATCTCGTCATGTGCCCTTGTTGACAACGATATCAAACAGATCGCCAGCgcaatcaaagatggctgccaactGCAGATGCTCGATGCAAGCGCCAATAGAATCACAGATAAAGGTGTGGCGGACATTGTTGGAGCTCTCATCTCAATGGAGACACATCCGTTGCAACTGTTAGACCTGTCTTCCAATCAGATCACCTCCTCTGGAGCAGAATGTTTGTCAGGTCTGTTCCTGGAGAAGAAACACTCGAGCTGCGTACACAGCTTGAAACTAGCAAATAATGACATCGGTGAGTCTTTGACAAGTAATTATGGTCAACGCCCAAGAAAATATTGATCAGTACAACGCAATATAATCACAGGACTGTGGGCCTTAGAGTTGTTGACACACTTCCCCTGTACTCATGTTGTTGACACACTTCCCCTGTACCCATGTTGTTGACACACTTCCCCTGTACCCAAGTTGTTGACACACTTCCCCTGTACTCATGTTGTTGACACACTTCCCCTGTACTCATGTTGTTGACACACTTCCCCTGTACTCATGTTGTTGACACACTTCCCCTGTACTCATGTTGTTGACACACTTCCCCTGTACTCATGTTGTTGACACACTTCCCCTGTACTCATGTTGTTGACACACTTCCCCTGTACTCATGTTGTTGACACACTTCCCCTGTACTCATGTTGTTGACACACTTCCCCTGTACTCATGTTGTTGACACACTTCCCCTGTACTCATGTTGTTGACACACTTCCCCTGTACTCATGTTGTTGACACACTTCCCCTGTACTCATGGTCTCAATGTCCTCCCTGCTGTGTATCACCATCAACTCACAGAATGCTAACTATGAGTCTGTGTTTATGTTTCAGGTTCTGCTGGTCTGGTCACCTTGATGAAGGCTGTCCACCCCTCCTCCTCCCTGCTGTGTCTCTCCGTCAACTCACAGAATGCTAACTATGATGAAGACGAAATGAGCGAGATTTACACGAGCCTTGCTCTGTCACTTGGTGAGTTTACAGATTTGAGAGTTGAGGAATAAATACATCATCTGAGGATGATACGCACAAAAAGGTTTcagtcatagaatctatgatagaTACTCTACCCAGGCCATCAATGGTTCTGTGATTGAGAATCGGTGATGGAAACCCATGGAATCAGTTTTGACTGGCCGTGAGCAGATTTATAATGGACTTGATGAACTAGTCTTATTTCCAGAATTATGAAGACCATATCTCTCATGGGTTTCTACTTTGATACAAAGCTCTTTGATGGGACTCACTGTCACAGGATCTGTGATGGAATTTCCACCACAGAATCTACCCGGGCATAATAGAATTGATGATGGGGTCAAATGTAAAACATGGTTTGTGTAATCATcctagattctaccatgggaccatctatgattctaccatgggaccatctatgattctaccatgggaccatctatgattctaccatgggaccatctatgattctaccatgggaccatctatgattctaccatgggaccatctatgattctaccatgggaccatctatgattctaccatgggaccatctatgattctaccatgggaccatctatgattctaccatggggccatctatgattctaccatgggaccatctatgattctaccatggggccatctatgattctaccatggggccatctatgattctaccatgggaccatctatgattctaccatgggaccatctatgattctaccatggggcCGTCTATGATTCTACCATGGGACCATCTATGATTCTGTGATAACACGTTTGCCTGTCTAGTGTGTACAGGATACTAAAAGTTGCACATCTGTAGGGCAGATTTTGTGATGGAAGTAGAACATACAAGGGATTCATCCCTCTTGTTACATCCAACTTGAAATGAATACCTCAATACCAAACTCCTCTTACACTCTATCTTGATTTTATAGGATTTGTATTCGACGCAAACTCTGAGCCCAGGATGCACAGCAGCAAGTTACCTCCACTCTATCACGGTCTGGTTATCAATCTATGGAATCTGGGAGGTGACCCAGGCCTGCTTGGAAAGCAACTTGATAGTGTTGCCATAGCAACTGACTACAAACAGAAACACATTCCAAATTTGACACTGTCCGACGTTTTGAAGATTTCGTCCGTTCTCAAGGGTTCAGGTGAGTGAGGGTTGACAGCTCAAAGACTGGTCATCACTGCTGACATCAAACAGGTGGGGTTGTAATATATCATTCTGCCGGGGTCAACATGGACATGGCTGCAGCTTTCCTTCTTTGAATTGTCTTCCCCTGTAGGCCCATGTCTCTTGGTCAAAGTGCAATACTCCCCGAGGATGGAGGTTGGTACGTTGGGTCCGTGTTCTGCTACCCAGCCACCCCTGTAGGCCCATGTCTCTTGGTCAAAGTGCAATACTCCCCGAGGATGGAGGTTGGTACATTGGGTCCGTGTTCTGCTTCCCAGCCACACTCTGTTTCTGGGAAAAAAGGATAGAATCAACATTTAGGGAATCAAGGAAGCTTTTGCACTGCAATAAATAAGAGTCTGGATTTGTTTAGGTGGTCAAACCTGAGATCAGGGCAGAGAGAGTGGGCTTGGATGCCCTGCCTTTTAGTGCGTCTCCTGCAAACCAGTGATATTCAGGACATGTTTATCATTGGCCGTGTCTAATCTCTCTGTTACTCTTTCTCCAGATGAACCCGACTGCCTGATGTCAAGTGAGCACTGGAACATGATAATCGGAGCAGATAAAGAGGCGCCATCCTGGCTGCAAGTGGACTCGCTGCGAGATGTGGCCGTCTACATGACTAACCTTCCACCAGCCGTGACGCAACTCAAGCTGGAGGGATTCTTGGAGGCTGAAGTAGATTGCTCAGTGAAAGAAGTCTGTCTCATGAAGGTCTGACATTGTGCTGTCTTCTTCTCTCGTTCTTGTGTGCAACAGCGCCCCCTATCATGAGGCACTGTGTCTGTGGTTGGCCTTCATGTGCTGTCTTCAGCTTTTAGATCAGATGCCTGACTTGGGGAGCCATATGCTTGCAGACCAGGGTCGGTTGTGATGTTCATGGGATACACCACTTTTTGGGGGAAAAGACCTGAAGCTCTGAGGAAACAAGATAGATTCATATTTAATCCAGGGCCAGGATTAACTTCACTCTTCAAAATATGTGCTTAACCAGGTTGGGCTTACTCAGCAAAGTGTCAGAGAATGTTTATTTTTGAAACATAATGTATTTTTTCCTTCTAGGATCCAGTCCTGCATCAGAACAATGGATCGGCTTGGGTTTTGATGATGGACGCTGCATCCGTCGAGAAAGCCGTTGATTTCTACGAGAGTGGTCTGGCGCAGATCATTGGGCAGCCATTCAACATGTGCCGGGTTCAGGTCAAGGTTGATGACTGCGCTAACACCCAGGCCGTCGCCAAGGCAAAGTAAGTTGGTTGCAGATTGTTTCATGGCCTCGGCAGGCAGAAAATCAAATTCCAACCTTTGTTTTTTGCTCCAAGTAAATACAGTTTCTCATGCCAGCGATGTCTTTAGTTACTGGGCTATGAAGTCAGGGCAGTCCTGTAGTTGAAGGGATCCCCTCAGCTTGTGTAGTTTTCTTATCGATAAAAATGTATCTGCTGGCATTATTTaggaaaaaatgttttgaactgAAACTGATGATTTTCACATCTTCTCTAGGGCCGAGGTTGAACAGCGACTGAAGAAGCAGGAGGCTGACGAAGCTAGTCACAGGCAGCTGATTGGTCGTTTATATCACGAGTCTCAAGCAAGGCACGAATATCGTCTCAAACATCCTGCATATACTGATGGGAGGATTTGGTGAGGAGTTTGCTTTCTGGGCATACATGCAGATGTTAAGGAGAAAGGAGATGTTTTGAGTTGAGCAGGTGTAGGACTTATTGGAGATTGTGATGTGTGCAACACGCCTTTTCAGTGTTGACAGGAAACCGTCAAGTTGTTCATTACACTGTTACTGGAgcccccatgtgccacctagggcacgaagggtcctaagtcaGTGTTACTGGAgcccccatgtgccacctagggcacgaagggtcctaagtcaGTGTTACTggagccccatgtgccacctagggcacgaagggtcctaagtcaGTGTTACTggagccccatgtgccacctagggcacgaagggtcctaagtcaGTGTTACTggagccccatgtgc
Above is a genomic segment from Lineus longissimus chromosome 14, tnLinLong1.2, whole genome shotgun sequence containing:
- the LOC135499135 gene encoding uncharacterized protein LOC135499135, with translation MGSSSSSSLKTQGVAALSSTNSTKQIINTDINNSSKPSKNIDKNKPLPAEETVVNPWPIQGKENSKIVEKRKNVETQTKSDTLKENSAPVRTQGDAEQSSKENEMKASKVSVKSASKVDVVARKKAEEKMVVTASMKEQADFNIALRLMCPLMAPDEIMKYSKLGVLRVQLLRALPPGGDLFKLLRGLRNLQELDVSHNDLGPQGFRALMLAMADNGTIKSLNVANNQTDVDSAKSIGIMLSSNRCLIDLDLSSNYLGKDFLSRSIGPALKVNKTLGSLKVESCGSTDLTVFLDGLLENSILTDLNLNHNEMGDKAHLGIGLAKCLKKPDCALQCLRLQNCGINAAGMKAIEGALRSNTSLHVINLAGNELSTQSSLMELLGTCLIHSNLEMLTLDDCRILDKGTVKSDSFSTFDAPSKMKLLSLSSLSLSDDAMGTFFKVTGAKLDQLENLNLSNNSVSVATLKTFQDVTTREDGSSSLESLHLCLNDVSYLPEFLSASNLHNLRVLNLRRARVKPTTVQDLAPSIQKLGISALILNGLKLSRTTALTEILGNGPNNPLELLSISSCALVDNDIKQIASAIKDGCQLQMLDASANRITDKGVADIVGALISMETHPLQLLDLSSNQITSSGAECLSGLFLEKKHSSCVHSLKLANNDIGSAGLVTLMKAVHPSSSLLCLSVNSQNANYDEDEMSEIYTSLALSLGFVFDANSEPRMHSSKLPPLYHGLVINLWNLGGDPGLLGKQLDSVAIATDYKQKHIPNLTLSDVLKISSVLKGSDEPDCLMSSEHWNMIIGADKEAPSWLQVDSLRDVAVYMTNLPPAVTQLKLEGFLEAEVDCSVKEVCLMKDPVLHQNNGSAWVLMMDAASVEKAVDFYESGLAQIIGQPFNMCRVQVKVDDCANTQAVAKAKAEVEQRLKKQEADEASHRQLIGRLYHESQARHEYRLKHPAYTDGRIW